A genome region from Methylobacterium sp. FF17 includes the following:
- a CDS encoding acyl-CoA synthetase — translation MTASTTADRAAPTIYDRDLDRNPANYQPLTPLSYLDRAARVFPDHVAVIHGPLRRSYADLYARCRRLASALAARGIGRGDTVAVMLANTPEMIEVHYGVPMTGAVLNTLNTRLDATGLAFCLDHGEAKVLITDREFARVAGPALASARVNPLVIDVDDPEYAGPGEALGSLGYEALLAEGDAGSDWAMPADEWDAISLNYTSGTTGDPKGVVYHHRGAALLCLGNVITGNLGQHPVYLWTLPMFHCNGWCFAWTLSVVAGTHVCLRQVRAGALYAALAEHGVTHLCGAPIVMQLLLNAPEAERRPLPRRVAFLTAAAPPPQAVLSAMGGAGFDVTHLYGLTETYGPAVVNAWHRDWDALDADARAEKMARQGVRYPVLEGFDIRDPDTCESVPADGATMGEAMFRGNVVMRGYLKNRAATEAAFAGGWFRSGDLGVKHPDGYIQLKDRSKDIIISGGENISSIEVEDALFRHPAVAAAAVVAKPDEKWGETPVAFVELKPDASVEADALISWCRDRLAAYKLPRQVVFGELPKTSTGKVQKYLLRERAREG, via the coding sequence ATGACCGCCTCCACGACGGCCGACAGGGCCGCGCCGACGATCTACGATCGCGACCTCGACCGGAACCCGGCGAACTACCAGCCGCTGACGCCCCTGAGTTACCTCGACCGGGCGGCACGGGTGTTTCCCGACCATGTCGCCGTGATCCATGGCCCCCTGCGCCGCAGCTATGCGGATCTCTACGCACGCTGCCGCCGCCTCGCCTCGGCCCTGGCCGCCCGGGGCATCGGGCGCGGCGACACCGTCGCGGTGATGCTCGCCAACACGCCCGAGATGATCGAGGTTCATTACGGGGTGCCGATGACGGGGGCCGTGCTCAACACCCTGAACACCCGCCTCGATGCCACCGGCCTCGCCTTCTGCCTCGATCACGGCGAGGCCAAGGTTCTGATCACCGATCGGGAATTCGCGCGCGTCGCGGGGCCCGCCCTCGCCTCGGCCCGGGTGAACCCCCTGGTGATCGATGTGGACGACCCGGAATATGCGGGGCCGGGCGAGGCCCTGGGCAGCCTCGGCTACGAGGCCCTGCTGGCGGAGGGGGACGCGGGCTCGGACTGGGCGATGCCGGCGGACGAGTGGGACGCGATCTCGCTCAACTACACCTCGGGCACCACCGGCGACCCGAAGGGCGTGGTCTATCATCACCGCGGCGCCGCCCTGCTGTGTCTGGGCAACGTGATCACCGGCAACCTGGGACAGCACCCGGTCTATCTCTGGACCCTGCCGATGTTCCACTGCAACGGCTGGTGCTTCGCCTGGACGCTCTCGGTGGTGGCCGGCACCCATGTCTGCCTGCGGCAGGTCCGGGCAGGCGCCCTCTACGCCGCCCTCGCCGAGCACGGGGTCACGCATCTCTGCGGCGCGCCGATCGTGATGCAGCTCCTGCTCAACGCGCCCGAGGCCGAGCGCCGCCCCCTCCCCCGCCGCGTCGCCTTCCTGACGGCGGCCGCGCCCCCACCCCAGGCGGTGCTGTCCGCCATGGGCGGGGCCGGCTTCGACGTCACCCACCTCTACGGCCTCACCGAGACCTACGGCCCGGCGGTGGTGAATGCCTGGCACCGGGACTGGGACGCTCTGGATGCGGACGCGCGCGCGGAAAAAATGGCGCGCCAGGGCGTGCGCTACCCCGTGCTCGAAGGCTTCGACATCCGCGACCCCGACACCTGCGAATCGGTGCCGGCCGACGGCGCGACCATGGGCGAGGCGATGTTTCGCGGTAACGTGGTGATGCGCGGCTACCTGAAGAACCGCGCCGCGACCGAGGCCGCCTTCGCGGGCGGCTGGTTCCGCTCCGGCGACCTCGGGGTGAAGCATCCGGACGGCTACATCCAGCTGAAGGACCGCTCGAAGGACATCATCATCTCGGGCGGCGAGAACATCTCCTCCATCGAGGTGGAGGACGCCCTGTTCCGCCATCCCGCCGTCGCGGCCGCCGCCGTGGTGGCCAAGCCGGACGAGAAATGGGGCGAGACGCCGGTCGCCTTCGTGGAGCTGAAACCCGACGCGAGCGTGGAGGCCGACGCCCTGATCAGTTGGTGCCGCGATCGCTTGGCAGCCTACAAGCTCCCGCGCCAGGTTGTGTTCGGCGAGTTGCCCAAGACCTCGACGGGCAAGGTGCAGAAGTATCTGCTGCGGGAGCGGGCGCGGGAGGGGTGA
- the pyk gene encoding pyruvate kinase, translated as MRRNRHAKIVATVGPASSTPEMLHALFLAGVDTFRLNFSHGTQDDHAKVHAAIRDLERAVGRPIGILQDLQGPKIRVGTLAGGRIEVASGEAIRFVLAGAEGGRDAIPLPHPEIFAAVAPGQDLLIDDGRVRVRVTGLTADSIDAEVLVGGVIANRKGVNLPGTLLEVSPLTAKDRDDLAFGLDLGMDWVALSFVQKPADVIEARGLIGDRAGLMTKVEKPQALERIEDIIRLSDAVMVARGDLGVEIPHEDVPGRQKELIRACRLAVKPVVVATQMLDSMVSAPTPTRAEASDVATAIYDGADAVMLSAESATGRYPVETVAMMARIIHRTETHKLYRSLITASDPGEEETPPHAIATATAALADAVHAAAIVAYTLSGTTAARVARRRPAVPILALTPDLATSRRLCLLWGAHSVQADEVATYEDMVTNAVAHAVEEGFAAPQDRVVITAGIPFAVAGTTNNIRIAQV; from the coding sequence ATGCGCCGTAACCGTCACGCCAAGATCGTCGCCACCGTCGGCCCCGCCTCATCCACGCCGGAAATGCTGCACGCCCTGTTCCTGGCCGGCGTCGATACCTTCCGGCTGAACTTCAGCCACGGCACGCAGGACGACCACGCGAAGGTCCATGCCGCCATCCGCGACCTCGAGCGCGCCGTGGGACGCCCGATCGGGATCCTTCAGGATCTGCAGGGGCCGAAGATCCGCGTCGGAACCCTGGCGGGCGGGCGCATCGAGGTGGCCTCCGGCGAGGCGATCCGCTTCGTCCTGGCGGGCGCGGAAGGCGGGCGCGACGCGATCCCGCTGCCGCATCCGGAGATCTTCGCGGCCGTGGCGCCGGGCCAGGATCTCCTCATCGATGACGGCCGGGTGCGCGTGCGCGTCACCGGGCTCACCGCCGACAGCATCGACGCCGAGGTGCTGGTCGGCGGCGTCATCGCGAACCGCAAGGGCGTGAACCTGCCCGGCACGCTGCTCGAGGTCTCGCCGCTGACGGCCAAGGACCGCGACGACCTCGCCTTCGGCCTCGACCTCGGGATGGATTGGGTCGCTCTCTCCTTCGTCCAGAAGCCGGCGGACGTGATCGAGGCGCGTGGGCTGATCGGCGACCGGGCCGGCCTGATGACCAAGGTCGAGAAACCCCAAGCCCTGGAGCGCATCGAGGACATCATCCGGCTCTCCGACGCCGTGATGGTCGCGCGGGGCGATCTCGGGGTCGAGATCCCGCACGAGGACGTGCCGGGCCGCCAGAAGGAGCTGATCCGCGCCTGCCGCCTCGCGGTCAAGCCGGTGGTGGTGGCGACTCAGATGCTCGATTCCATGGTCTCGGCCCCGACGCCCACCCGCGCCGAGGCGTCGGATGTCGCCACCGCGATCTACGACGGAGCGGACGCGGTGATGCTCTCGGCGGAATCCGCCACGGGCCGCTACCCCGTCGAGACGGTGGCGATGATGGCCCGGATCATCCACCGCACCGAGACGCACAAGCTCTACCGCTCCCTGATCACTGCCTCGGATCCGGGCGAGGAGGAGACGCCGCCCCACGCGATCGCGACCGCCACGGCGGCGCTCGCGGACGCGGTGCATGCGGCCGCCATCGTCGCCTATACCTTGAGCGGCACCACCGCCGCCCGCGTCGCCCGCCGGCGCCCGGCCGTGCCCATCCTGGCCCTGACGCCGGATCTCGCCACCTCGCGGCGCCTCTGCCTGCTCTGGGGCGCGCACAGCGTCCAGGCAGACGAAGTCGCCACCTACGAGGACATGGTGACGAACGCCGTGGCGCATGCCGTGGAGGAGGGGTTCGCCGCCCCGCAGGACCGCGTCGTCATCACGGCCGGCATCCCGTTCGCGGTCGCCGGCACGACGAACAACATCCGGATCGCTCAGGTTTAG